The Solibacillus sp. FSL W7-1464 genome contains a region encoding:
- a CDS encoding response regulator transcription factor — protein sequence MTKIIIVDDHQLFREGVKRILDFEDTFEVVAEGDDGTAILDLYEQNEPDVVLMDINMPGKNGVEATADLIAVYPDAKVMVLSIHDDESYVTHALKSGALGYMLKEMDADEIVEAIKVVSNGGSYLHPKVTKNLVAEFRRLSEHENKGNFHQTEIRRPFHLLTKRECEVLQLLTDGQSNRTIGETLFISEKTVKNHVSSILQKMNVNDRTQAVVTAIKNGWVEVR from the coding sequence ATGACAAAAATTATTATTGTAGATGATCACCAATTATTCCGTGAAGGGGTAAAACGTATTTTAGATTTTGAAGACACATTTGAAGTTGTTGCTGAAGGTGATGACGGCACAGCTATTTTGGATTTATATGAACAAAACGAACCGGATGTCGTGTTAATGGATATTAATATGCCGGGCAAAAACGGTGTGGAAGCGACAGCTGATCTAATCGCTGTATATCCGGATGCAAAAGTAATGGTTTTATCAATCCATGATGATGAGTCGTATGTAACTCACGCATTAAAATCAGGTGCACTTGGCTATATGCTGAAAGAAATGGATGCCGATGAAATTGTTGAAGCAATCAAAGTTGTTTCCAACGGTGGCTCTTACCTGCACCCGAAAGTAACGAAAAATCTAGTTGCGGAATTCCGTCGTCTATCAGAGCATGAAAATAAAGGTAATTTCCATCAAACAGAAATTCGCCGTCCATTCCACTTATTAACGAAGCGTGAATGTGAAGTGCTTCAATTATTAACGGATGGCCAATCGAACCGTACAATCGGCGAGACATTATTCATCTCGGAAAAAACGGTTAAAAACCATGTATCAAGTATTCTGCAGAAAATGAATGTTAATGACCGTACACAAGCAGTTGTAACAGCAATCAAAAACGGCTGGGTAGAAGTACGTTAA
- a CDS encoding DegV family protein, which translates to MKTAIVTDSTAYLTLEERNSYNVHMIPLSVNIEGTFYDEEIDITASEFYDRVRGAAEFPKTTQPSVGKFVELYENLGKDYDEIVTIHLSSGISGTFQGAVQAGAMVEGVNVHAFDSEVAAYLQGLYVKEAAKLALDGASGEQIMAHLNELKETRDVYIIVDDLQHLQRGGRLSAAAALIGGLLQVKPILTFQNKVIVPFEKIRTRKKALRRVEEQLASAVEKHGALQATVIHGNCEEEASEWMNSLAAAYPTVDFTLSYFGPVIGTHLGEGSMGIGWIKK; encoded by the coding sequence ATGAAAACAGCAATTGTTACAGATAGTACAGCCTATTTAACACTTGAAGAACGAAATTCGTACAATGTCCATATGATTCCTCTAAGTGTTAACATTGAAGGAACATTTTACGATGAAGAAATTGATATTACAGCTTCGGAATTTTACGACCGTGTTCGCGGTGCAGCGGAGTTTCCAAAAACAACGCAGCCATCTGTCGGAAAATTTGTCGAGCTTTATGAAAATTTAGGAAAAGATTATGATGAAATTGTAACGATTCACTTATCAAGCGGAATTAGCGGAACGTTCCAAGGTGCTGTCCAAGCGGGCGCAATGGTGGAAGGTGTCAACGTTCACGCATTTGATTCGGAAGTTGCAGCCTACCTGCAGGGTTTGTATGTGAAAGAAGCCGCAAAGCTGGCGTTGGATGGCGCATCTGGCGAACAGATAATGGCCCATTTAAATGAATTAAAGGAAACGCGGGATGTCTATATTATTGTCGATGACTTGCAACACTTGCAACGTGGCGGCAGACTTTCTGCAGCCGCAGCATTAATCGGCGGACTGCTGCAAGTTAAACCGATCTTGACGTTCCAGAATAAAGTAATTGTTCCGTTCGAAAAAATCCGTACACGCAAAAAAGCACTACGCCGAGTGGAAGAACAGCTTGCTTCAGCAGTCGAAAAGCATGGCGCTCTTCAGGCAACCGTCATTCACGGTAATTGCGAAGAAGAAGCAAGTGAATGGATGAATTCTTTAGCAGCCGCTTACCCGACAGTTGATTTCACGCTAAGCTATTTCGGACCGGTAATCGGTACACACTTAGGTGAAGGTTCAATGGGAATCGGTTGGATTAAGAAATGA
- a CDS encoding DEAD/DEAH box helicase yields MMLTTSAKKRYRLLKPYCISSKQNHPIHTSYFGFIPEPAMVNFFTGRIWPRNYTPFPHEKIETYTGRGYFETVPAVMTKPKLICRRCLNEQAHKFISFHCAKCQKICHYCRHCITMGRMCSCDELILWKGAENRKRKTQVQFAWSGNLTAHQKKAADELAQSISQNRNHLLEAVCGAGKTEILFAAIYDSLKAGKRVCVATPRTDVVLELYPRFQQVFRNITIHALYGGAEISTQFAPLILATTHQLYRFEHAFDVMIVDEADAFPYTYDEALQRAVLKAKKPDAPIAFVTATPSNKLLLQQRKENWGCSFIARRFHGHPLPVPRFQSLWNYEKAFQKNKIPQKLQAWVKQRLQKNEPFLIFFPTIELMEQVTPLFQKLEPTIESVHSEDADRKEKVLQLRNEERKGLLTTTILERGITIKNVQVAVVGAENPFFTSSALIQISGRVGRNVQYPTGDIVFFHHGITIEMDRARNKIVEMNRHE; encoded by the coding sequence ATTATGTTAACAACATCAGCAAAAAAACGTTATCGACTACTCAAACCATACTGTATTTCAAGCAAACAAAATCACCCAATCCATACGAGTTATTTTGGTTTTATCCCTGAACCTGCAATGGTAAATTTCTTCACAGGTCGAATATGGCCGCGCAACTACACACCATTTCCTCATGAAAAAATCGAAACCTATACCGGTCGTGGCTATTTTGAAACGGTCCCCGCTGTCATGACAAAACCTAAACTGATTTGCCGTCGTTGTCTAAATGAACAAGCACATAAATTCATTTCTTTTCACTGTGCGAAGTGTCAAAAAATCTGCCATTATTGCCGGCACTGTATTACGATGGGGCGAATGTGCAGCTGCGATGAACTGATTCTGTGGAAAGGGGCGGAAAACAGGAAGCGGAAGACGCAAGTTCAGTTTGCCTGGAGCGGCAATCTGACAGCACACCAGAAAAAAGCGGCAGATGAACTTGCCCAAAGTATTTCACAAAACAGAAATCACCTATTGGAAGCGGTTTGCGGTGCAGGAAAAACCGAGATTCTTTTTGCTGCAATATACGATTCACTGAAAGCAGGAAAAAGAGTTTGTGTGGCCACACCAAGAACGGATGTCGTCTTGGAGCTGTATCCTCGTTTTCAGCAGGTGTTCCGAAATATTACGATTCACGCGCTATACGGAGGTGCAGAAATCAGCACACAGTTTGCCCCGCTTATTCTGGCGACAACACACCAGCTGTACCGGTTTGAGCATGCATTTGACGTCATGATCGTTGATGAAGCAGATGCGTTTCCGTACACGTATGATGAGGCACTGCAGCGTGCGGTACTAAAAGCGAAAAAACCGGATGCCCCGATTGCATTCGTGACAGCAACTCCGTCAAACAAATTGCTCCTTCAGCAAAGAAAAGAAAACTGGGGCTGCTCATTTATCGCAAGAAGATTCCATGGTCATCCTTTACCAGTCCCGAGGTTCCAGTCGCTTTGGAATTACGAAAAAGCATTTCAGAAAAATAAAATCCCCCAAAAGCTTCAAGCTTGGGTCAAGCAAAGGCTCCAGAAAAACGAGCCATTTCTCATCTTCTTTCCGACAATTGAACTTATGGAACAAGTTACACCCCTATTCCAAAAATTAGAACCTACTATTGAAAGTGTCCATTCCGAAGACGCTGACCGGAAAGAAAAAGTCCTGCAACTGCGCAATGAAGAGCGGAAAGGTTTGTTGACGACTACGATATTGGAGCGCGGTATCACAATTAAAAATGTCCAGGTCGCAGTAGTTGGTGCGGAAAATCCGTTCTTCACATCCAGTGCGCTTATCCAAATTAGCGGAAGGGTTGGACGAAATGTGCAGTATCCTACGGGGGATATCGTATTTTTCCACCATGGCATCACGATAGAAATGGACCGGGCACGCAATAAAATAGTGGAGATGAACCGCCATGAATAA
- a CDS encoding accessory Sec system S-layer assembly protein: protein MGLFDLFKKGDKVGKDSAVDSSSVVKTSGDTSKKGANRDVITKLSFHPEWDVPQEQKYVFNFLANDLAPLKPNQLSLSAINIEPSLENGSWNVKAFFRSSLSEAIELGEIELLILDKDDNRIASHYFDFKELGVIPAESARPWIFKFPAASITADEVPEEGWKISFNLLSLRGHQLDLDDTWKKQLPKDQQEKLAEIVKTLPKLGKTEVNFTGLQAKLNDDGSFHASIFIRNGHDKAINLEQLPIEITDARNVLVAKGSFKLDPVLTVQPNTTKPWTFIFPKELVTAEGADLSRWTARVPQ from the coding sequence ATGGGTTTATTTGATTTATTTAAAAAAGGCGACAAAGTAGGTAAAGACAGTGCGGTTGATTCATCATCAGTCGTGAAAACATCCGGTGATACTTCCAAAAAAGGCGCCAATCGTGATGTTATTACAAAATTATCGTTCCACCCTGAATGGGATGTACCACAAGAACAGAAATATGTATTTAATTTCCTGGCAAATGATTTAGCGCCGTTAAAGCCAAATCAGTTATCATTGTCAGCAATTAATATCGAACCTTCACTTGAAAATGGATCATGGAATGTAAAAGCATTTTTCCGTTCTTCATTATCCGAAGCGATTGAATTAGGCGAAATCGAATTATTAATTTTAGATAAAGACGATAATCGTATCGCTTCACATTACTTTGATTTTAAAGAGCTGGGCGTGATTCCGGCGGAAAGTGCACGACCATGGATTTTCAAATTCCCTGCTGCTTCGATTACAGCAGACGAAGTGCCTGAGGAAGGCTGGAAAATTTCTTTCAACCTCCTTTCCTTGCGCGGTCACCAATTAGACTTGGACGATACGTGGAAGAAACAATTACCGAAAGATCAGCAGGAAAAACTAGCTGAAATCGTGAAAACATTACCGAAGTTAGGAAAAACGGAAGTGAACTTCACAGGACTGCAAGCGAAATTAAACGATGACGGCAGCTTCCATGCATCGATTTTTATCCGTAACGGACATGATAAGGCGATTAACCTAGAGCAATTGCCAATTGAAATTACGGATGCACGCAATGTCCTGGTTGCTAAAGGATCGTTTAAATTGGACCCTGTATTAACAGTACAGCCTAACACGACAAAACCGTGGACATTCATCTTCCCTAAAGAATTAGTAACGGCTGAAGGCGCAGACTTATCTCGCTGGACAGCCCGCGTACCACAATAG
- a CDS encoding sensor histidine kinase, producing the protein MLENNQIDIASLDVIFNRMLETITSSKDDVFIISEQSRRNFEEMQQELEVVRHEIKIIIDESDNLEKLLQLSRQRLVVVSKSFNNHSEEQIRAAYENTSNLQLKVSLCREREKQLRDKRDDLERRLRTLYDTIERADHIVNQVNVVINFLTTDLKNVGAALEQAKIKQDFGIRIIAAQEEERKRLSREIHDGPAQMMANVLMRSNLIDRTFREKGADAALKEIHDLKISVRNALSEVRRIIYDLRPMALDDLGIDPTLKKYLSTIMEYNPGVEIQFLSYNNERRIPSDYEVAVFRLVQESVNNALKHGKPNLIIVKLEWLCDEINVVIKDNGVGFDTESVREGSFGIMGMRERIDLLKGSLKISSSIGKGTTILMKIPLPTKDEEIR; encoded by the coding sequence GTGCTAGAAAACAATCAAATAGACATCGCCTCGCTTGATGTAATATTTAATCGAATGTTGGAAACTATTACAAGTTCGAAAGATGATGTATTTATTATAAGCGAACAAAGCCGCAGAAACTTTGAAGAGATGCAACAAGAGCTGGAAGTTGTGCGTCATGAAATAAAGATTATAATAGATGAAAGCGATAACTTGGAAAAGTTGCTTCAATTATCAAGACAGCGATTAGTCGTTGTAAGTAAAAGTTTCAATAATCATTCAGAAGAGCAAATACGTGCCGCTTATGAAAATACAAGTAATTTACAATTAAAGGTCTCCCTTTGCCGGGAGCGTGAAAAGCAGCTAAGAGATAAGCGTGACGATTTGGAAAGACGCCTGCGCACACTTTATGATACGATTGAAAGAGCGGATCATATCGTAAACCAAGTGAATGTTGTGATCAATTTTTTGACGACCGATCTGAAAAATGTCGGGGCAGCACTGGAACAGGCAAAAATCAAACAGGATTTTGGCATACGGATTATCGCGGCCCAGGAAGAAGAAAGAAAACGATTATCGCGTGAAATTCATGATGGGCCAGCACAAATGATGGCGAATGTGCTGATGCGTTCGAATTTAATTGACCGCACTTTCCGGGAAAAAGGAGCCGACGCCGCTTTAAAAGAAATACATGACTTGAAAATAAGCGTTCGCAATGCCTTATCCGAAGTACGCCGCATTATTTACGATTTACGTCCAATGGCACTCGATGATTTAGGTATTGATCCGACATTGAAAAAGTATTTATCCACGATTATGGAATATAATCCAGGTGTTGAGATACAGTTCCTTTCATACAATAACGAGCGCAGAATCCCTTCAGATTATGAGGTGGCCGTTTTCCGATTAGTGCAGGAAAGTGTAAACAATGCACTGAAACACGGAAAACCGAATTTGATTATTGTTAAACTGGAGTGGTTATGTGACGAAATTAATGTTGTGATAAAAGATAATGGGGTTGGATTTGATACAGAAAGCGTTCGTGAAGGGTCATTCGGTATTATGGGAATGAGAGAAAGAATCGATCTGCTGAAAGGTTCTTTGAAGATTAGCAGCAGCATTGGTAAAGGCACAACGATTTTAATGAAAATTCCATTGCCGACAAAAGATGAAGAGATAAGATAG
- a CDS encoding nuclear transport factor 2 family protein gives MKKWLVAVLAVFVLAACGNEQEASPENLQKTIDEGTVGFEMMGDSIQEEADVPEEEKNNIITAFNEYIAAFNEKDLERYKNIISKNATGFNYEEDIAAVSDVFNQYDVKRTADDITIVKYSGDEAQVFSNLKTETKEIDTGTELSGVGRQVTVLKKEDGWKVSSIYYIGSE, from the coding sequence ATGAAAAAATGGTTGGTAGCTGTACTTGCGGTTTTTGTACTGGCAGCTTGCGGGAATGAACAAGAAGCTTCACCTGAAAATCTGCAGAAAACAATCGACGAAGGTACTGTAGGCTTTGAAATGATGGGTGATTCAATTCAGGAAGAGGCAGATGTCCCGGAGGAAGAAAAAAATAATATTATCACTGCTTTTAATGAATATATTGCAGCCTTTAATGAAAAAGATTTAGAACGTTATAAAAATATAATTTCAAAAAACGCGACAGGTTTTAATTACGAAGAAGATATTGCAGCGGTTTCCGACGTCTTCAATCAGTATGATGTGAAACGCACGGCCGATGACATTACGATTGTAAAATACAGTGGTGATGAAGCCCAAGTATTTTCCAATTTAAAGACAGAAACGAAAGAAATCGATACAGGAACAGAACTATCCGGTGTCGGCCGCCAAGTAACAGTATTGAAAAAGGAAGACGGCTGGAAAGTTTCGAGTATCTATTATATCGGCAGCGAATAA
- a CDS encoding glycosyltransferase family 4 protein: protein MIYVSLIVAFIAAIILTPLVKRLAFRLGAVDAPNYRKVHARIMPRLGGLAIYAAFIIGVLLLKLVTNFQSDYLYAILLAATIIVVTGIIDDMREISAKAKLLGQIVAACIVVFGGGIQIENINLPFGGELEFGWLGIPFTIIWIVGITNAINLIDGLDGLAAGVSTIALMTLAVMAMLMGNGIVIALAAILAAATIGFLFFNFHPAKIFMGDTGALFLGFMISVLALLGFKNVAVISFVIPVIMLGVPISDTFFAIVRRLRSGKKWSDPDKSHLHHRLLDLGFSHRQTVMIIYAMAAMFGLAAVIFSMAKVWGAILLIAVILVAIELFVEIIGLAGKNYKPLLNLVRIFNK, encoded by the coding sequence ATGATTTACGTGTCTTTAATCGTAGCATTTATTGCAGCGATCATACTTACTCCGCTTGTGAAGCGATTAGCGTTTCGTTTAGGCGCTGTAGATGCCCCGAACTACCGTAAAGTGCACGCTCGTATTATGCCGCGACTAGGTGGTTTAGCCATATATGCTGCATTTATTATTGGGGTTCTACTATTAAAATTAGTGACGAATTTCCAAAGTGATTATTTATATGCGATTTTACTTGCTGCAACAATTATTGTTGTGACAGGTATCATTGACGATATGCGAGAAATTTCTGCTAAGGCAAAATTATTAGGACAAATTGTTGCTGCCTGCATCGTCGTATTTGGTGGCGGCATCCAAATTGAGAATATTAATTTACCATTCGGTGGAGAACTGGAATTCGGCTGGTTAGGAATTCCATTCACAATTATTTGGATTGTTGGTATTACAAATGCGATTAACTTAATCGATGGGCTTGATGGACTAGCTGCAGGTGTATCAACAATTGCTTTAATGACATTAGCAGTAATGGCAATGCTTATGGGTAATGGTATTGTTATCGCATTGGCTGCAATTTTGGCTGCTGCAACAATCGGATTCCTATTCTTCAACTTCCACCCGGCAAAAATCTTTATGGGGGATACAGGTGCATTGTTTTTAGGATTTATGATTTCCGTGCTTGCATTATTAGGTTTTAAAAACGTAGCAGTTATTTCATTCGTTATCCCGGTTATTATGCTGGGCGTTCCGATTTCCGATACATTCTTCGCAATTGTGCGTCGTTTACGCAGCGGTAAGAAGTGGTCAGATCCGGATAAATCACATTTACACCACCGTTTATTGGATTTAGGATTCTCACATCGTCAAACGGTGATGATTATTTATGCGATGGCTGCAATGTTTGGTCTCGCTGCTGTTATATTCTCAATGGCAAAAGTTTGGGGTGCTATTTTACTAATTGCTGTTATTTTAGTGGCAATCGAACTTTTTGTAGAAATTATCGGCCTGGCCGGCAAAAACTATAAACCATTGCTCAACTTAGTACGTATTTTTAACAAATGA
- the secA2 gene encoding accessory Sec system translocase SecA2 — protein MFSIFKRNKEQTSARELKRYYKTVEQINNLEATYSPMSDEELRNMTFTFKERIENGTQLVDIIPDAFAVVREASKRVLNMRHFDVQLIGGLVLTEGNIAEMPTGEGKTLVASLPSYVRALEGKGVHVITVNDYLAKRDFELIGQIHRFLGLTVGLNVPMMEPADKMKAYNADITYGVGTEFGFDYLRDNMAHTIAEKVQRPYHFAIIDEVDSVLIDEAKTPLIIAGKMGANEELHRIAAMLAKRFKVEEDYDFDDETKATSLTDQGIEKVEAAFGVDNLYDLEHQTLYHYVIQAVRAHVMFENDVDYIVRDDKIELVDMFTGRIMEGRSLSDGLHQAIEAKEGVTITEENKAQAQVTIQNYFRMYPKLSGMTGTAKTQEKEILEVYGMRVIQIPTNRPRRRLDQPDIVFEKIEQKYEYVAQEALRRHEKGQPVLIGTTSILQSEKVASYLKKHGLQFQLLNAKTVEQEVELISGAGQKNRITVATNMAGRGTDIVLGDGVEELGGLFVIGTEKHESRRVDNQLRGRSGRQGDVGETRFILSIEDDMFKRFAKDDVEKFRKKMTTNELGLIQNKEVTELIERTQRIVEGAHFSMREYNLKLDDVINDQRRVIYDLRDKVLRNENLLDHLVTMMQETVDFAVRENAPEDKDVIEWDFDKMERTVNSLFLTPVTVNREETKLKKLLDTMEPSVKELTQVIKGFEENEQIMGIIPQVMLSFIDQMWVKHLEQMAHLKEGIGLRHYQQEDPMRIYQREGLEMFGKNYQELRRKIVEELVTFMRNIRLNTEE, from the coding sequence ATGTTCTCAATTTTCAAACGCAATAAAGAGCAAACTAGTGCTCGAGAGCTTAAAAGATACTACAAAACTGTAGAGCAAATTAATAACCTCGAAGCAACATATAGTCCAATGTCTGACGAAGAGCTTCGTAATATGACATTTACATTTAAAGAACGTATAGAAAACGGGACACAGCTGGTCGACATTATCCCTGATGCATTTGCTGTTGTTCGCGAAGCTTCTAAACGCGTATTAAACATGCGCCACTTCGATGTACAATTAATAGGCGGTCTTGTACTGACTGAAGGTAACATTGCCGAAATGCCGACTGGTGAAGGTAAAACACTTGTTGCTTCCCTCCCTTCTTATGTTCGTGCATTGGAAGGCAAAGGAGTCCACGTTATTACGGTAAATGATTACCTTGCAAAACGTGACTTCGAATTAATCGGTCAAATCCACCGCTTCCTCGGCTTAACAGTTGGACTGAACGTTCCAATGATGGAGCCTGCCGATAAAATGAAAGCATATAATGCGGATATTACATATGGTGTCGGAACAGAATTCGGTTTCGACTACTTACGTGATAACATGGCACATACAATTGCCGAAAAAGTACAACGTCCGTATCACTTTGCTATTATCGATGAAGTGGATTCCGTATTGATAGACGAAGCGAAAACACCGTTAATCATTGCAGGTAAAATGGGAGCAAATGAAGAACTGCACCGCATTGCCGCAATGCTGGCAAAGCGTTTCAAGGTTGAAGAGGATTATGATTTCGATGATGAAACAAAAGCGACTTCTTTAACAGATCAAGGTATCGAGAAAGTTGAAGCGGCATTCGGTGTCGACAACCTGTACGATTTGGAACACCAAACATTGTACCATTACGTCATTCAGGCAGTACGTGCACACGTTATGTTTGAGAACGATGTTGATTACATCGTACGCGATGACAAAATCGAATTAGTTGATATGTTTACGGGCCGTATTATGGAAGGCCGTTCACTTTCAGACGGCTTACACCAGGCGATTGAAGCGAAAGAAGGCGTGACAATCACTGAGGAAAACAAAGCCCAGGCACAAGTAACAATTCAAAACTATTTCCGTATGTATCCGAAATTATCAGGGATGACAGGTACAGCGAAAACTCAGGAAAAAGAAATTTTAGAAGTTTACGGTATGCGTGTTATTCAAATACCGACAAACCGTCCGCGTCGTCGCCTGGACCAGCCAGATATCGTATTCGAAAAAATCGAGCAAAAGTACGAATATGTGGCACAGGAAGCATTGCGCCGTCACGAAAAAGGACAACCGGTATTGATCGGTACAACATCTATTTTACAATCTGAAAAAGTAGCAAGTTACTTGAAAAAACATGGCCTACAGTTCCAGTTATTAAATGCGAAAACAGTGGAGCAAGAGGTTGAATTAATTTCAGGAGCCGGACAGAAGAACCGTATTACAGTCGCTACAAACATGGCAGGACGCGGTACGGATATCGTACTGGGTGATGGCGTGGAAGAACTTGGCGGTCTATTTGTAATCGGTACTGAAAAGCATGAAAGCCGTCGTGTCGATAACCAGTTGCGTGGTCGTTCCGGCCGTCAAGGTGACGTCGGTGAAACTCGATTTATCCTTTCAATTGAGGATGATATGTTCAAGCGTTTTGCAAAAGATGATGTCGAGAAATTCCGCAAGAAAATGACTACGAACGAACTTGGCCTTATACAAAACAAAGAAGTTACGGAATTGATTGAACGTACACAGCGTATTGTTGAGGGTGCACACTTCTCTATGCGTGAATATAACTTAAAACTGGACGATGTGATTAATGATCAGCGTCGCGTTATCTATGATTTGCGTGATAAAGTATTACGCAATGAAAACCTTCTGGACCACCTAGTAACAATGATGCAGGAAACAGTTGATTTCGCGGTTCGTGAAAACGCCCCGGAAGATAAAGATGTGATTGAGTGGGATTTCGATAAAATGGAACGCACTGTAAACTCTTTATTCTTAACACCTGTTACTGTAAATCGTGAAGAAACAAAGTTGAAAAAGCTTTTAGACACAATGGAACCTTCTGTAAAAGAATTGACGCAAGTTATAAAAGGCTTTGAAGAAAACGAACAGATCATGGGGATCATCCCTCAAGTGATGTTAAGCTTTATCGATCAAATGTGGGTGAAGCATTTAGAACAAATGGCTCACTTGAAAGAAGGTATTGGCTTACGTCATTATCAACAGGAAGACCCAATGCGTATTTACCAACGCGAAGGTTTAGAAATGTTCGGAAAAAACTATCAGGAACTTCGTCGTAAAATTGTAGAAGAACTTGTAACATTCATGAGAAATATAAGGTTGAATACGGAGGAATAG
- a CDS encoding LCP family protein has product MKTRQNKKKGSSKFRLFLKVTTLLTLSLVICATAYGVYLTKQAEHAANNAFEEIEDRKISEQREVKVEPATDNVSILILGVDDSEKRDQGADNSRTDALLLATLNNKSKTVKLVSIPRDSYVYIPHIGYRDKINHAHARGGTLATIETVEELFDIPIDYYVRLNFNAFIEIIDALGGIEAEVPYAMLEMDEFDRKTINLEPGLQTLNGREALALARTRKQDNDIERGKRQQEIIKAIATEAASFKSITKYDDLLSAVSDNMKTDMSFTEMKSFFSYLTNGMPRIDTLTLEGYDDMSTGIYYYKLNEEALDEVSHVLQSHLGLSPESTNLSSASSQTDSAYTTKSYSDTE; this is encoded by the coding sequence ATGAAAACAAGGCAAAATAAAAAGAAAGGCTCTTCGAAATTCAGGTTGTTTCTTAAAGTTACAACGCTTCTGACTCTTTCTCTTGTAATTTGTGCAACAGCATACGGTGTCTATTTGACAAAGCAAGCCGAACATGCTGCAAACAATGCATTTGAAGAAATCGAGGACCGTAAAATTTCCGAACAAAGAGAAGTAAAAGTTGAGCCGGCAACAGACAATGTATCCATTTTAATTTTAGGTGTCGATGATAGTGAAAAGCGCGATCAAGGTGCAGATAATTCCCGTACAGACGCCCTATTGCTTGCTACTTTAAACAATAAATCGAAAACGGTAAAACTAGTAAGTATCCCACGTGATTCTTATGTATATATTCCACACATCGGTTACAGAGATAAAATCAATCACGCCCATGCGCGCGGTGGCACGCTCGCTACTATTGAAACGGTTGAAGAATTATTCGATATACCAATCGATTACTATGTGCGTCTGAACTTTAATGCCTTCATCGAGATTATCGATGCATTGGGCGGTATTGAAGCCGAAGTTCCGTATGCTATGCTTGAAATGGATGAATTCGACCGTAAAACAATCAACTTAGAACCAGGCTTGCAAACCTTGAACGGACGTGAAGCGCTTGCGTTAGCCCGTACACGTAAGCAAGACAATGACATAGAACGCGGAAAACGCCAACAGGAAATTATTAAAGCGATCGCTACCGAAGCAGCTTCATTTAAATCCATTACTAAATATGATGATCTCCTTTCAGCAGTGAGCGACAATATGAAAACTGATATGAGTTTCACTGAGATGAAATCGTTCTTCAGCTATTTAACAAATGGAATGCCGCGCATCGATACATTAACTTTAGAAGGTTATGATGATATGTCGACCGGTATCTATTACTACAAATTAAATGAAGAAGCACTTGACGAAGTAAGTCATGTTTTACAAAGTCATTTAGGGCTAAGTCCTGAATCAACAAACCTCTCAAGTGCAAGTTCACAAACAGACTCCGCTTATACAACGAAATCTTATTCGGATACAGAATAA
- a CDS encoding YigZ family protein has translation MRNNYITVKGYGESEIILSKSRFLTYVERAETEEEAILFIDKIKKLHASATHNCSCYMIGEHDQIQKANDDGEPSGTAGVPMLEVLKKQGLKDTVVVVTRYFGGIKLGGGGLIRAYSKATTEGIAAAQVVERKLHYLMEIAIDYVWLGKIENEIRGSHYPLHDIQYAENVEIYVHVLKEEKQIFMDWMTELTNGQAVITQKDALFIEFLKD, from the coding sequence ATGAGAAATAACTACATTACAGTAAAAGGTTACGGAGAATCGGAAATCATTCTATCTAAATCACGTTTTTTAACTTATGTAGAACGCGCTGAGACAGAAGAAGAAGCGATTCTCTTTATAGATAAAATAAAAAAACTGCATGCATCGGCAACCCATAACTGCTCCTGCTATATGATCGGGGAGCATGACCAGATCCAAAAAGCGAATGATGACGGGGAACCAAGTGGTACAGCAGGCGTCCCTATGTTAGAAGTTCTAAAAAAACAAGGTTTAAAAGATACGGTTGTTGTCGTCACTCGCTATTTCGGCGGGATTAAACTTGGTGGCGGCGGTTTAATTCGTGCCTATAGCAAAGCCACAACAGAAGGAATCGCCGCTGCACAAGTTGTCGAGCGAAAATTGCATTATTTAATGGAAATTGCGATTGATTATGTGTGGTTGGGGAAAATAGAAAATGAGATACGCGGTTCCCACTACCCTCTACATGATATTCAGTATGCCGAAAATGTAGAAATTTATGTACATGTATTAAAGGAAGAAAAGCAAATTTTTATGGACTGGATGACAGAACTGACAAACGGCCAGGCGGTAATTACACAAAAAGATGCGCTTTTTATCGAATTTTTAAAGGATTAA